The sequence below is a genomic window from Streptosporangium lutulentum.
AGCCAGCTTCACGGCCTGATCCTGCTCGACCTGCCCGACCACGACTCCATCAGGGCGCTGACCGACACCGAGGCCGACCGGCTGATCCAGATCGCCGACCTCGTCGTGTGGGTGCTCGACCCGCAGAAGTACGCCGACGCCTCCACGCACCGCCGCTACGTGACCGACCTGGCCGGCCACGAGGCAGTGGCGATCTTCGTGCTCAACCAGGCCGACCGGCTGGAGGCCGAGGAACTGGCCGAGTGCGTCGCGGACCTGAACGGATTGCTCCGCCGCGAGGGCGTCGCCGACCCCGTCATCGTCGCCACCTCCGCGATCACGGGCAGGGGGGTGGACAGCCTCAAGGCCGTCCTCGCCGAGACCGTGTCCAAGCGCAGAGCCGCGGTCCAGCGGCTGGAGGCCGATCTCGACCGCCTGACGCTCCGCCTGTCGAAGCTCGTCCCCACCGGGGAGATTCCGGCCGCGCCGGCCTCCGTCGACGACGCCCGCAGGATCGGCCTCACCGACGCCCTGTGCGACGCGGTCGGGGTGCCCGCGGTGGGCGAGGCGTTGGAGAACGTCTACGGCGTGCGGTCCATCGAGTGGATCGGCTGGCCGTACGCCCGCTGGGTCGCGAAGCTTCGTCCCGACCCGCTCAACAGCCTGCGTCTGAGTGACCTGAGGGACGAGATCCGGGGGGTCGCGGGAGACTCGGTCAGCGCGCAGCCGGCCGAGGTGGACAACGCGGTCCACGCCCTTTCCGACGGCCTGACCTCCGGGATGCACGAGGCCTGGCAGAACGGGATCAGGGACGCCGCGCGTTCCCGCTCGGCCCAGCTGCCCCAGGTGCTTTCCGAGGAGCTGTCGGAGATCGCCCCACGCCTGGACCGGGTCCCCGTCTGGTGGCGGCTGCTTCTCGTCTGGCAGTACCTGCTGGTCCTGCTGTTCGTCGCGGGCGTCGCCTGGGTCGGCACGACCGTCCTCTACGGCGTGCTCGGCATCGGCAAACTGCCCTCGAACCTGGTCGTCTTCGGTGAGACGGCGTCGTTGCCATGGGTGGGGCTGATGATGCTCTCCGTTCTGGGGCTCGGACTCCTCACCGCCGTGGCCAGCCGGAACTTCATCGTGCTCGGCGCGGGCAACGAGCGCGACCGCCTGGAACGGGAGATGCGCCGCAGGGTCGCGGGGGTGGCCGAGAGCATGGTGATCGAGCCGGTGGAGCGTGAACTGGCCCGGTACAACGAGTTCTCCATGGCCATGCGGAGCATGCGGGGCTGATCCCGCACCGCTCACGACTCCGCTGGTAGTCGTGGTGTTCCCCGCGTCGGTGCCTTCCGAAGCCGTGCCGCCGTCGTCCACAGCCGTGCCGCGAGCCCGGACGGTTTTCCCCAGAACGTGATTCGGCAGTCCGGGCCGGGGCCGGTGCGGGCCATCGTGTGTCCCATGCCGCCGGCAGTCCGCCGGCATCCATGGGAGGCACGATGAACGACATCTACGTCACGCTGACCGGTAACGTCGCGGCCCCGCCGCGCCAGCACACCTTCCCCGACGGCTCGCGGGTCACCTCGCTCAAGGTCGCCACGACGAGCCGTTACTTCGACAGGGAGAACCAGCAGTGGCGCAACGGTGACACGACCTACTTCGGTGTCCGCTGTTTCCGCGGGCTCGCCGACAACGTCGCCCAGTCGGTCCACCTGGGCCAGCCGGTCGTCGTCCAGGGGCGGTTGCGAATCCGTGAGTTCACCCATGAGGGCGAGCGCCGCTTCATGCCCGAGGTGGAGGCCAACTCGCTCGGGCACGACCTTCGCTGGGGGCTCGGCAGCTTCGCCAAGCCACAGCGGGGCGGAGCGACCCCGACCCTGGGCAGGGAGGAGCGGAGCGAGCTCGATCGCGAGACGTTCGACTGGGCGATGGGCGGCGCGGCCCCCGACGAGGCGAGTGCCTCCGGGGCCCTGGCCCTGGTGAAGGCCGCAGGTGGAGACGGCGAGGTGACGGAGACCGAAGGCGGCGCGGCGAGTGAGGGCGCCGCCGGGAGCGAGCCGGGCACGACGGGTCGCGGGCCGGAGGGCGAGGCTCCGGAGACGAGCGAGGAGACGGAGGACGAGATGGTCAGCTGGGAGCTTGGCATGGGAAACCCCGGCGGGGGAAAGCCGGAGAAGCCGGGTGCGGGCAAGCCGGGCACGACGTCGAGGGAGACGACCCGTAGAAGGGCCGCGGGTAAGGAAACCGGAGCGGGGGAGGGCCTGGCCGGTGGGAAACCGGGGGAGAAGGAGAGGCGGGCCGACCGGGCGGCGAAGGACGACACACCGTGGCCCACGGAAGAAGACGTGGCGGCCTGAGCCGGGTTTCCCGCGACGGCGGAGCCGGGCCGCAGGTGGGCCCCATGCGGCGGTATCTGAGGATGAGGCCGGGGAGCACCCCGGCGGTGCCCGGGCACGAGGTGGGCGGCGCCCTCGACGGAGCCGGAGAGAAGAGGCGCGTCGACATCCGGGGGTGAGATCCGGAAGGAGCAGGATGCGTCGGAGCCTGGAGGGTGAGATCGAAGGCCGGGAGGTGAGGTCGGAGCCTGGAGGGTGAGGTGCATCGGAGCCCGGAGGGTGAGACCGGAGGGTGAGGGGGCATCGGCCGGACGCGGTCGGTGCCTTCGCGAGAGCGCGGCGGCGCCGAGATGAAACCGGCCGATGGTCATGCCCGTGTCGGATGCCGAGACACCTGTTAGGTCCAGGTCACGCCCCGCCGCATGGCTGCTCCTTTCCCACACGGTCCGCTCGCGAGCGAGCGGTTCCATTCG
It includes:
- a CDS encoding GTP-binding protein, translated to MSVGTTQTRQGLAGRLAALARIVELGPGKVEPKLLADSGQLLLRAGDRLKLSSDHTVVALAGGTGSGKSTLFNSVSGLELSPTGVRRPTTARTHACVWGLEGAGPLLDWLQIQWRHRFARASALDRGESQLHGLILLDLPDHDSIRALTDTEADRLIQIADLVVWVLDPQKYADASTHRRYVTDLAGHEAVAIFVLNQADRLEAEELAECVADLNGLLRREGVADPVIVATSAITGRGVDSLKAVLAETVSKRRAAVQRLEADLDRLTLRLSKLVPTGEIPAAPASVDDARRIGLTDALCDAVGVPAVGEALENVYGVRSIEWIGWPYARWVAKLRPDPLNSLRLSDLRDEIRGVAGDSVSAQPAEVDNAVHALSDGLTSGMHEAWQNGIRDAARSRSAQLPQVLSEELSEIAPRLDRVPVWWRLLLVWQYLLVLLFVAGVAWVGTTVLYGVLGIGKLPSNLVVFGETASLPWVGLMMLSVLGLGLLTAVASRNFIVLGAGNERDRLEREMRRRVAGVAESMVIEPVERELARYNEFSMAMRSMRG
- a CDS encoding single-stranded DNA-binding protein, giving the protein MNDIYVTLTGNVAAPPRQHTFPDGSRVTSLKVATTSRYFDRENQQWRNGDTTYFGVRCFRGLADNVAQSVHLGQPVVVQGRLRIREFTHEGERRFMPEVEANSLGHDLRWGLGSFAKPQRGGATPTLGREERSELDRETFDWAMGGAAPDEASASGALALVKAAGGDGEVTETEGGAASEGAAGSEPGTTGRGPEGEAPETSEETEDEMVSWELGMGNPGGGKPEKPGAGKPGTTSRETTRRRAAGKETGAGEGLAGGKPGEKERRADRAAKDDTPWPTEEDVAA